Proteins from one Bacteroidota bacterium genomic window:
- a CDS encoding group III truncated hemoglobin yields MKKDISHRNDIELLVNSFYDKVKGNTAIGHIFSDVANVNWELHLPIMYNFWSGILLDDHSYSGNPMVKHIALNKKYSLTETHFQVWIQLFQQTVDELFVGVKADEAKTRAGFIAQIMLQKINISERDTFNIIEHRQTE; encoded by the coding sequence ATGAAAAAAGACATCTCACATCGCAACGATATAGAATTATTAGTGAATTCGTTTTACGATAAGGTGAAGGGGAATACTGCGATCGGTCATATCTTCAGCGATGTCGCCAACGTAAACTGGGAACTTCACTTACCGATTATGTATAATTTTTGGTCCGGAATTCTTCTGGATGACCATTCATACTCCGGAAATCCGATGGTTAAACATATAGCGTTGAATAAAAAATACTCACTAACCGAAACGCATTTCCAAGTATGGATTCAGTTGTTTCAACAAACAGTTGATGAGCTTTTTGTAGGGGTGAAAGCGGATGAAGCAAAAACGCGTGCAGGCTTTATCGCACAGATAATGCTGCAAAAAATCAATATTTCAGAGCGTGATACGTTCAATATTATCGAACACCGACAAACCGAATAA
- a CDS encoding DUF302 domain-containing protein — protein sequence MNYGFSKTVALSFEQAIEQVTEELKKEGFGVLTTIDIKETLKKKINVDVPRYTILGACNPHFSHQALQVENEIGLLLPCNVIVYEKEGSTHVSVFDPMVMERIIDNPAMKPVAEGVQQRLRRVFDAL from the coding sequence ATGAATTACGGATTTTCAAAAACTGTTGCGCTCTCGTTTGAACAAGCGATTGAACAAGTTACCGAAGAATTAAAAAAAGAAGGTTTCGGTGTATTGACAACAATCGATATCAAAGAGACATTAAAAAAGAAGATCAATGTTGATGTGCCGCGGTATACGATCCTTGGGGCTTGCAATCCGCATTTCTCACATCAAGCACTTCAGGTAGAGAACGAGATTGGTCTTCTGCTTCCCTGCAATGTGATTGTGTATGAAAAAGAGGGATCAACACACGTCTCCGTATTCGATCCGATGGTAATGGAGCGGATTATTGATAACCCTGCCATGAAACCCGTTGCAGAAGGTGTGCAACAACGCTTACGCCGCGTTTTCGATGCTCTCTAA